TTTGTGGAAGCAAAGTGGTACCACACGGGTCACTCTCCATCTCTGTCTGAATACCTGGATAACGGATGGATATCCTCATCTGGCCCTCTACTTTCTCTTCATATTCTTATTGGCATCAGCCACGATATCACACAAGCTATCCATGTCTTTAACAACAGTAAAGAAATTATCCGCCACTCGTCGCTCATCATTCGGCTGTGCAACGATCAAGGCACTTCTAAAGTAAATAATACTTGCATCCTCCATTTCATACAATATACATGTTGGACAATAGTATGTCCGTTCGCGCATATATACAGTCTCATCTGATATGTCCATACGCAGGCCGAACTGGAGAGAGGCGATGCACATTCGTCAATCCTCTGTCGCATGAGAGAAGCAAATGTTACAGAAGCAGCAGCTCGGGGCCATATCAAGAACCTTGTGACCGAttcatggaaaaaaataaacggGCTGTTCATCAGTGCTCCTCGTTCGCAGCAACCGGTGATCAGATATGTAGTGAACACAGCAAGAGTTGCGACTTTCATATATCAAAATGGAGATGGTTTTGGTGTTCAGGACCGCGAGACGAGGGACCAAGTCCTGTCCTGCTTGATTGAGCCTCTTCCCCTGGCTTGATAATGTCCCTtcacaattaataataaattaatacaactGCAATTTCTACCaagaattatgaaaaatatcgttttgtttcaattatctctaaatgtaaattatcacaaagtatgaaataataaagtaataatgttaaattcaaataaaacttgaaaaattaaaatgctgTGTACTGGAgagtgaaaattaaaaaattataatgttaaattaatattttataaataatgggCCTGACCATTgtaataacaagaaaaagaaaaagaagaatttgagtgaGTCCAGACAAGCATTGGTCCCAATTTGTGATTCTAAATGATTGCATCGGGACACCCCAGTTCCGATCTGATGCACCACCATAACCAATTCTTAATTGCATggtcaaaatttttcaaagacatgtaaaagtataaaaagagaaatgtTAAATCCTTGTTTGaacataaatatcaaattacctctttatataaatataaatacgaCCAATATGAGatgcaaattaaaatttattcctcttatttttatgtctcgcaataaaattatgttacgacaatgtaataataataataaaaaagaaaaagaataattttttaattattatactttagAGCAGtagtatgatatttttatattagtctgaaattttattttgagatggAATTTATGTAGATGGAGAGGAAAAATCGTGATTCAGTAAGAAGATCGAAAACGCGTGTCCATTGGACAGATAAAAGTAGTAAAGTACAACACATGAAAGGGGGAGAATTAAAAACAGACCCAAACGAGAAGGCGTATTAAAGTACAACACCTGGAAGCGGGTTACTAGATTTGGCCCGTGAGTGCTACGCTAATCCGAGTTTCCAAACCCTTCCCCCGCCCCCAATCTCTTCTTCTCCCTCCCACCTTCTGCTGCCTTTGGATCAAAaaagttttgtttttctttatcagTAGGAGGTAGGTTCCTGATAAAACTATCAATAGGCTCAGATTTCTTCGTTTCTTGAATtgcaattattaataatatatatagattcatTCATTTGATATCCAAGAAGCGGGGGCAAgggctttctttttcttttttcgtttcgtgatttatatatctttacgTATACATACAAATCGATTTGTTCGCTATTTTTTGAGAGAGAATGTCGAAGAAGAAGGCAACCATGACTCTGAAAGACTTCCATGGCGGTTCCATTCCTTCGGATCTTCCTCTCCCTTCGGCGCCTGGCGTGTGAGAccctttttcattaattttcttcAGATTAAGGTCTTCTTCACAATAGTTTTAAGATTGAGCTTGGGTATAGCTTCTTGGTTTTTGAATCCGTCTTGATTGTTTGCATTTATCTCTCCTGTATCCgcttataattactttttctttttttccatgATTGTACCTTTAATGGTAGATTTTGTGATGAAACGAATATGGGTTGTGAATCGGCGTTTCTTCGATGAAGAAAGCTTTTTCTGGTGTGGATTTGTGAATTAGGCTCTGGATTTGGGTACATGAATAACCTAGATCTAAAGTATTCCATATATAGTTGATTCCTTTCTGGATCTCTCGGTTGCTAAatccttataattttttcagttGATTTATTCTTGTAAAGCATGTTGGTGGtgcgattttaattttattcttaggGTCTGCGGAGTAAAAGTGCACAATGGTAttccaattaattattctgATATTTGGGAACACTGACAGAACTGTGAGGCCTGTGGATCGTGGTGGGTTTGATCGCCAGGGGTCATGGGGCAATTCAATGGGAAGGTCCGATCATCGGTTACGTCCAGCATCTGCTGGCTCCTCTAGGAACCTTGATGAAAAGACTCCATTTCTAAGTCATAGTTCACATATAGGTCGTAATTTTGATGAGGATGAGCGCAAGCCGTTGGATGGGGCTTCAGGTCCTCGTCGAACAGTTGGTGATGACAGCTGTCGTGCTCAAACCAGTCGTGTGGGGGAGCCTAAGACCGATAATTTACCTGGTGCTAGAGTTGGTAGTAGAGCTGCTTCAAGTCCCgcatatcaaatttcaagtgGTTTGCCTGGTGGCTCTTATGCAGGGAGGGTTGGCGAAGTACATAATGCGAGGTTGAACAGTCAAACTTTTAGTGGCAGTCGAAGTTATGGATCAAATTATCCAATTTCGGCTGGCAATGCTGGGCAGGCAGTTTCTGGATCCTATCCAAATGCCTGGGGAATAGGGAAGGAGACCCCTATCAAGAAAGAGCCTGTATCTGCTGCATGGTCTGCTCCGGATGCTGCGTCAAAGTTGGCGCATGCCAGCGCACTCGAGAAGGTTTCATCCGGTCGGTGGAGCTCAAAACAACATGGTCATCCTTTGAAAGATGCTGAGGTCTTTGGACATACCGAAACTGAGGCAGAGTTTGAGCATAATGCCAACAATATGTTCAGTAAGAAAACCTTCAATAGGCTTGATGTGGCGGGTGACtccaaaaattatgatattgcTCTGGTGATGCACACTGAAAGAAGTCTGGCTGTTGACGACGGGATTCATGGTGGTGGAAAAGAGATGCCAACATGTGACAGGGCTAGACCCACAATTCGTGTGGAGTCGTATGATAGAAACACCTCCATTGCTGCTAATGGGTTTCAGTCGCTTCACCCTTCTGGAAAGTCCGGTGGGACTCAGTTTCCGTCAACATTGCCTTCAGAATCATCAGAACGCCCAAAGTTGAAGTTGCTTCCAAGATCCAAACCTTTAGAGAATTTAGAACTACCAGTTGATTATAAGCAGGTAACTTGTTAAGTTAGGCTGTTAAATCTTGTTTTAatgtgtaaattatattatacatcAAATCTTATTCATGATATTTGAATCCAGGGATACGAGCAGACAAGTAGCCGTCCCCAAATGGAGGATAGTGTTGTATATGGACCTAAAAGTCCCATTCAATCTAGTGTTGCTGGATCGCCTATTAGTGATCGAACTCCGGAGCGACCAAAACTGAATTTGAAGCCGCGATCACAGCCCCTTGAGCAACATGAAGGAAATGGTGAAGCCAAAAGGTTGGTGTATGttggaatttttatttgtgttttcaACTTTTCATGTCTTTTTCCTTATCCATGTATTTGTTTCTAGTCAAATCTTCTTATCTAGCTATCACCTGATGATTGGGCATCTGAATTTTTGAGTAGTTATTGATGTTAAATGATCGGAAAGAGATGAATGGGAATTAAGAGAATTAGAAAAGATTAATTAGTGAAACAATAAGTAAGTAATTTGTGGTttataagaattatataattattgttacttTACTCTGCATGGTTTGGCTGTTTTTTCTAAATTGTTAAGCAAAGGAATGACTCTTAGATTAATGAGTTGTATGCTTTTGACTGTGTTGAGATGCCCCTTTGCTCTGGTAGCCTAGTGATgcagtaattttaatatagaaataCAGGCTGCCCGAAAGGACAGTCTTGCCTTCTGGATAACCTTGACGACCGTAATTCAGCTAACAGGGAGCCTTAAAATGGTGGTTATATGGaaaaggtaaaagaaaaagaagaaaatgggaTGAAGATGCTCTGTGTTTTCTATGTGACTCATAATCGAAGGCCGCATGATGCATCTgcttgtaataataatattaagcaTACAGGGTTTAGTAGCTGTTAGCTACATTTCTTAATTGGTAGTATTATTAGCCGCTGCTGCTCCACATCTATACCATTAGTCGCAGCAAGCATATCATATGGCTGAAATGGAGAGTAagttatatgaatatttgatCTTATTTTTACTGTGAAATAGAATGGTTTATTGCTGCACTTTCTTATTCTCGCACAGTGTTTACTTTTTCTCGTCTCTATTCGAAAATGTAGTTCTTTGCAGTAGGTAGTTTACTCTCTGACATTTCAATCTTGATCTTCCTTGTTGCTTCAGAGGGACTGTTTTTGGGGGAGCTCGCCCACGAGAAGTGGTGAGttcatttttatctcatttcaTAAAGCAGTTCCTTTCAAAATACTTTTGAGATTGTACTTGGAATTCATTTGATTAGCTCAGGATTGAATAGTTTTGGCTATGCCCATGATTAGAtgtttttatatgattatccTCCAATTCGCTCCACTGCTTCCTGTCCTGCGCTATCTATAACTTGCTCTGCTGTTGACGGTTTGGGCAGTCTCTCATCCTCTAATCAATTAGTTAGTTTGGCTCTTGTTGCCACTTTGGCTTTGCAGGACCTTTGTCTTATCTATCCAGTTTATATTTGTTCTATGTCATAGTTGCTTTATAGTTCATTCTCGTAACATGTTGATCATGATGGCAGGTTCTGAAGGAGCGAGGAATCGAAGATGATGTAAGCAATTATGACAGTCAACCTCCTTTGAGGTACTGATTTAGTTCTTTCCACTTGAGCCCACTGGGATGTAGTAAAGTTATAAATATGCTTGATCTAAAGATGTTCATGTAAATGACCTCTCTTTCTATTTGCATTGTAAACCACTTAAAGGGTAAAAGAAGCCTCACCAAAGGCTGATACATTCATGCATGTCACTCCTGCAAGCTACAGTGAGAAAGCTGAAGGTATTCCTACTGATCAAAGGATAGGAAAGTACCCTGATAGGCGAGATCATCAGTTGAATGGTGAGAGAACTGATTCACAGAGGAGGAGCCGGCAAAATGAAATTCGGAGAAACAATAAGGACATTGAGAAGCACCGAAATCAGCAACAGAAGCAGCCACAAGAGAGGCCTCCGTCACCGGAGACTTGGCGCAAACCAGTTGAGCAAGCAAAGCCGCCGTCCCCTGATGCGCCGCCATTGCGATATGGGAAAGCAGCTTCAGCAGTTGAGCTTGCCCAGGCCTTCTCAAAATCAGTATCAGATCCAACTGTTTCTGACCGCCTCCCTGGTCCTAGAGGCATTCCCAGCCGCAATCAGATGCCTTTTTCTCGACTAATGGGTCCCACACCCAGGCCTCAGATTAATGGTTACTGAGACCAAGCAGTTGTGGAGTAGTATAACAATGAGAGGGAATGTCCTATGCTGGATGCTTTGGTTGTGCAACATTCAGTAAAGCCTATTATTGGCAGCAGAATTTAAGACTTGGGTGCCTGAAATCTGGAGCCCTGCACCATCAAGACAACCTGAAGCACTAACAAGAAGATGGACAACAAATGTCAAACCGAATTGTTTTTATGTTGTGATGATCATAAGTTTATATGCTTATGGGTTAAGTCCGAGTTGTCGTGGAATAATTGACTAAACAATACATGGTGGAGTTCGTCATTTATGgatttaatttgaagaaaatccTGCTGGTCAATTAATGGAACTTATACATGAATTTGGTGTTTGATGCCCTGCTATTAACTGATGTGTGACAGAATTCGTGCCTTTGTATTGTTGTGCTTGTACATGTATATATCCTCTCGGTTTCCAACTCTCATCACTAATAGCTGTGAGCGCAGCGTGGTAGTTGCTTCAACAAGATTTTGAATAATGCCCAAATGCTTTGGTTGTGGTTGATTTTGGTTGTTTTTATTAGCGTAATGGTATACATTTTGAGCAAAATCTGGAAGACcgtaaattagaattaaaaaattgacaatagCTGACGGACTTTTGCCTCTACCCATATCCACTAGTCAAATAGGTTGCTGCCTCCCAAGTTTTATGGCATAGGAATGGGTTTAACGATCAGTGAGACCAAATTTTTCTTAGTCTCATGGTGAGGAACCCCAAAACCATCTCCAAACTGGTACACGCATAGAGCAATCCTAGCGAGATTCATAGCAGTTATACGAAAATTCTTGGCGGGCTTCCCTATTAGTATAtctttgttcattttcttcaatGTGACATCAATTAGATGCTTTACGCGCTTGCGAGCATCCTCTTCGCTACACCCTGTCTCATGCATGTAACACTGAATTGATTTTGGGACATCTCCTTTCGCTATTTCGCCCTGTatccagaaagaaaaaaaaagttgtggATAGACAAGTAAACcttaatgtattgattgataTAGTAGATTAAGATACTTATGTTTGATTCTGGGAGTAGTTTGCATACAGATGTAGTTCCCAAGTCATCTGTTAGACGAAGAACCATAGACGGCCAACGAATAATCCCAGGATACAGCTCTAAACTTTGCAGTTCCCCCTTGTTTATGGGATTTGTGATGCAGAAGTAAGCATGGAAAAGAAGTACAGGACCGGAAATGGAGACCCAGGCTGTATTCAGGTATTCTTCCGTGCTTGGGAAATAGCCACTGTGATACCATGTTGCTTCTAAGTAGTAAGCTCTACTCAGTTCTGCCCACTGAAACATGTAATACTGTTAGTAATTTGCACATATTTCATCGACAGCATGAAAACCTGATTCAAGCAGGCTGGCTAAAGGAAACACATGAATACCAATTTCCTTAAGTTTGAGATAATGTTGAAATCTTGGTCTCTGAGAACATCGTAAGCCATTTCATTAGCGCAGTTGAAGAGAGCTAGGAAACATATCCGCATGTATTCTGGGAGCTGGTCCAACGCATTAATGTCCCACCTGATGCAACAAGAAGCAGTCTTTTTTAATGATAGGAGAATAGAACTTCATATAACAAGTAGGATTTCATCCTAAAAATTACCAGAAACAATGATAAGTGGTATTTGGACGCCATTCAATTCAACCAACCTCTCTATTGTCTGGGTAAACACCTCGAGTTCATCCAGCGTACCATAGACATCATATATGTCGTCCATTATAGTAATCAGCACGGCAATCTTCGTTAAGATCTTCCTGGCATATCCAAAGTGAGGCTCAGGAGTAAATCCCAGAGCCCACAAGAAACACTCTGCCAATCGGTGCCTGGCAAACCTCAACTTTTCTGGAAGGCCAGTTTCTTTATACCACCTGTAATCATTAACAAACACCACTACTACTTCTTTAGAAACAAACAGGGCTGCTTATATTTTCTCATAAACAAAGAAAGGACGCGACTCTACCTCGACATTTGTTTAATCTCATCCTGATATTTGGCCTGTACTATGTTGAAATCAAGTTTAGCCAGTTCCAGCAAAATGAGGTTGGCATTGAATCTACTCTCGTAGATATGTATAAACCATTTGGCTTCAAGTTTCTGCACTCTCCAGTGCAGTGGAAGCTCCAGGGCATGCCTGACTTGATCAGCTAGACTCGGCTCGGTAATTTGCTCCAGCCTTTCGCTAAGATGACGAGTCGAGAATTCTTTGGCCAAATCCAATATGATTTCACCTTCCAGGGATAAAAATGAAGCTTCATACAAGGAAAGAATCCCCTTGACATCATCAGCAAGGCATTCCATGAAATTTCCATCTTCCTCCATGAAGCTACAGAAAACCTCTGGAATAATGAAAAAGACTTGCTAAATAAATGCTATAAATCcctttcatatatatagataaaaaagaaaaattaaacttttgctttaatcatattaactttttttggaataaattatatctgcATGTTAGAAGCTGATTATGCACCTTGAGGGACGTGATATCCATGTTGTCTGAGAAGCCTAAATTGCAGAGCTGTAACATACAGGTCTCTTTCCTTGTGTTTATCATCACTTTCAACTGTCCGATGAATGCtgtctaataatttttctatccTGTCCTGGAAGTGGTTAGATATATCAAGTCTTTGCAGATTATCGATTAGCTCGAGTTGGTCCAACAGATCTTCCGTCTCGTCTATGATCATCTTCACCCGGCTTTTCAGCTTCTCAGCTTGTTCTACGTACTCTTTTGCCTGCATTTCCGGTACAGTGTTGTTAAATAGATACCAAACTTAGATTTTACTTCAGAACAAAAAGTACGTCTGTAAAGGGCGATGATATCAATAACGATATGTTAAgatttgtattaaataaaattacttaatgATGAGTCTAGTTGTattcttcaagaatcaaaGAGGGCACGATAAATAATGTCATTTTAGGGCACACCTGTCATAATTTTGTGCACTTCACCATATTCAAACTCTACTAAATCTCTCCTTCAAATACACTCCTCACTCCATTTAGAGAAAtcttttgatttgataatttattggGTCGACATCGGAATTGAAGCAAAAAGAATCGTTTCTACCATTTCACATCTGATCAAGACAGAGTCGACGCAGATTGGGACGTTTTGTTTGCAAAACTCGTATTTGAACATTGAGATAATTTATGGAACACTTCCTTGACTGAAAAATACCACATCATTTTGACGCCTTCTATGAAAACAAGGCCAAGTGTTGGTCCTAAATTCTTCGTCTGGGAGCTGATATATAGGTATGCATTCCACATTTGCTGTAAATGAGAAGTTTGAGTAAATTAAGTTTCAAACCTTAACTTCCCATAACGAGTTGCTTTCTCCaaacaaatcataaaactCATTTGTATCATAACAAACAATATCGTCGTAGGACACCGACAGCATCACAGACCActtcacttaaaaaaaaaaatatcgggAATGCCAGTTTAGCTAcctacttttttatttttatttttcgacTAGCTACCTACTTGAGTATCCTACAACCCATAACGTGATGTAACGCGCGAAATAATGTGAATACATATTTTGTTTCTGACATTGTTTTATAGGTCTTTAGAATACACTTGATGTAACCGGCGTGATTTCATTTCACGAGGACAACTCCCGACGGGAATTGCGAGCTAGATAGCCTTAGACAGATATATCATCGGGGGAAGAAAAGTGGTTCTATCTTACCGTGTATGGGCTGGTGAGGGACTGCACGTAATCGTCGTCCCAAATGCTCGATTCGTAGTTTCCGGACCTCCTCGCCCCCATTGAGAAAGTCGAAAGTTTAGAAGTAACTTAAACTGCGTTAGAGTACATAAAATGTTGTTGGCCAGCAAGTGAACCTAAACAGTGACTTAAATAGAGAAACAGTAACAATTACATAAACCTAGCCAGCTCTTGTGTATCAGAGAAATAGAATTACGTactagtaaaaataaataggagTTCTTCGATATCTGAAGCCAGCAACGAGGATTACCAAGCAAGTTGCCAATATTCAAAACCTTAGGCATGTGAACCACTTCAAAACTATCACTTTTGAAAGAATCCGTGGTACGAGGTTAATTAACTCATGGATTCATGGAGCAGCATTTGTATAGAAGAATCTTAGGTAGCACGTTGTTTTCTTCGGGCCAGGGCTGTCTACTCTCCTACTAATCTATGCATGATGAAGCTAAATGTAATGAATGAAATACACTGTTGCTGCTGCCTGCCTTGCTTGCGTACGTAGGGCTTCAAGCCTCTCCCGGCAAAAAAGTAGATGAGATGAAGAGATAAGTTATAACTGATAAAGAGAGTTGCCAACGGTTTTGAACTTGGAaaggaatttttttgaatcctaaaaaattaaaggactaaaactgGAATTTGGCTATAGTTAGTGAacgaaaattgcatttaatacGATAGAAATTTACCTAAAATATGAATCAGTCCAAACCGAACCTATTATCGTATTTTCTACTTCAAAGGTCTTAACTTGTGTAAGATCGTCTTCGGGATATTTGAATCTTGAACTGATCTCgataaactttatatttttgatctgTTTGATTTggactaattatattaatgatgaTGGACGACTTCCCATAATTATATTGCCTCGTAGTTTGCTGTTCACACCTAAGAGAACTTCCCCTCCGCATGCAGATTGGATCTCAACAGATttattacacgaaacttgaaaaggaaataaggggagaaaaaaaaaaaaaaaaacagaaaaggaagaagaagaagaaaagaagttaCATCAAAACAAGTTTTGGCCAGCctaattaaatgcattttatttgattcgataatttagattatttgatatttttgttttaaattttttagaatagcATCTTGttctgcattttttatttttacgaTTTCAATACTCTCTTTCGCCGCAGTTCATCTGCACtgaattttctttgattttaatattaaagtgATTTTCTCTcttatttgtaaataaaatgtgcttttggaaaataaaactatatttttatgtaataatatagaatggataatgatatattatgatattagtttctttaattattttttattggataaaaataactatatacatcatcttttttctgaaaaattatttcttatattatatgtaaaaaaaatcaggagatatatatagttgtccgaacaatataatatactgtatatctataaaaaggaaaaaaaatataattcaatacatatatattatgtttggatcatataaatttaaaaataatatattttgtttactgGAATATgaaaactatttataattaagagaacaaaattaaaagtttgcTTAAATTTCTTGCATCAATATTATGTTTGGATGTGATTCGATTGAACCAATTCAATTATAAAGCAAGTACGATA
This genomic window from Sesamum indicum cultivar Zhongzhi No. 13 linkage group LG12, S_indicum_v1.0, whole genome shotgun sequence contains:
- the LOC105175395 gene encoding trans-alpha-bergamotene synthase-like, with translation MGARRSGNYESSIWDDDYVQSLTSPYTAKEYVEQAEKLKSRVKMIIDETEDLLDQLELIDNLQRLDISNHFQDRIEKLLDSIHRTVESDDKHKERDLYVTALQFRLLRQHGYHVPQEVFCSFMEEDGNFMECLADDVKGILSLYEASFLSLEGEIILDLAKEFSTRHLSERLEQITEPSLADQVRHALELPLHWRVQKLEAKWFIHIYESRFNANLILLELAKLDFNIVQAKYQDEIKQMSRWYKETGLPEKLRFARHRLAECFLWALGFTPEPHFGYARKILTKIAVLITIMDDIYDVYGTLDELEVFTQTIERWDINALDQLPEYMRICFLALFNCANEMAYDVLRDQDFNIISNLRKLWAELSRAYYLEATWYHSGYFPSTEEYLNTAWVSISGPVLLFHAYFCITNPINKGELQSLELYPGIIRWPSMVLRLTDDLGTTSGEIAKGDVPKSIQCYMHETGCSEEDARKRVKHLIDVTLKKMNKDILIGKPAKNFRITAMNLARIALCVYQFGDGFGVPHHETKKNLVSLIVKPIPMP
- the LOC105175394 gene encoding uncharacterized protein LOC105175394 → MSKKKATMTLKDFHGGSIPSDLPLPSAPGVTVRPVDRGGFDRQGSWGNSMGRSDHRLRPASAGSSRNLDEKTPFLSHSSHIGRNFDEDERKPLDGASGPRRTVGDDSCRAQTSRVGEPKTDNLPGARVGSRAASSPAYQISSGLPGGSYAGRVGEVHNARLNSQTFSGSRSYGSNYPISAGNAGQAVSGSYPNAWGIGKETPIKKEPVSAAWSAPDAASKLAHASALEKVSSGRWSSKQHGHPLKDAEVFGHTETEAEFEHNANNMFSKKTFNRLDVAGDSKNYDIALVMHTERSLAVDDGIHGGGKEMPTCDRARPTIRVESYDRNTSIAANGFQSLHPSGKSGGTQFPSTLPSESSERPKLKLLPRSKPLENLELPVDYKQGYEQTSSRPQMEDSVVYGPKSPIQSSVAGSPISDRTPERPKLNLKPRSQPLEQHEGNGEAKRGTVFGGARPREVVLKERGIEDDVSNYDSQPPLRVKEASPKADTFMHVTPASYSEKAEGIPTDQRIGKYPDRRDHQLNGERTDSQRRSRQNEIRRNNKDIEKHRNQQQKQPQERPPSPETWRKPVEQAKPPSPDAPPLRYGKAASAVELAQAFSKSVSDPTVSDRLPGPRGIPSRNQMPFSRLMGPTPRPQINGY